The following are encoded together in the Humulus lupulus chromosome 5, drHumLupu1.1, whole genome shotgun sequence genome:
- the LOC133778440 gene encoding putative leucine-rich repeat receptor-like protein kinase At2g19210: protein MKLYKALLFFLLLSAFALVFAQDDQSGFISLDCGLPLNSNYTEPKSNLKYISDEPFVTTGTSHSVALEYKAGIKEYVKTLRSFPEGVRNCYAINITKGTRYLILATFFHGNYDNQNTAPEFDLHIGASFWTTVTIGNVSIFQLEEIIHIPLRDLVHVCLINTGLGTPFISALELRPILSNQRIYYNTTAPSESLALLYRLDIGSITNQPYRSV, encoded by the exons ATGAAACTGTACAAAGCGCTTCTTTTCTTTCTGTTGCTCAGTGCTTTTGCTCTAGTATTTGCACAAGATGACCAATCAG GCTTCATCAGCTTAGATTGTGGACTGCCCTTAAACTCGAATTATACAGAACCAAAATCAAACCTGAAATATATCTCAGACGAACCTTTCGTCACAACAGGCACCAGCCACAGCGTAGCTCTCGAGTACAAAGCCGGTATTAAAGAATACGTGAAAACCCTAAGAAGCTTTCCCGAAGGAGTTCGAAACTGCTACGCCATAAACATCACAAAGGGAACAAGGTACCTAATCCTAGCAACATTTTTTCATGGGAATTATGACAACCAAAACACTGCGCCAGAGTTTGATCTCCATATTGGAGCCAGCTTCTGGACCACAGTCACTATTGGGAACGTGTCAATTTTTCAACTCGAAGAGATCATTCATATTCCATTGAGAGACTTGGTACATGTTTGTCTTATCAATACTGGGTTAGGAACACCTTTCATTTCAGCTTTGGAGTTAAGGCCCATATTGAGTAATCAGAGGATTTATTATAATACCACAGCTCCATCTGAGTCTTTGGCTCTGCTTTACCGCTTGGATATTGGTTCAATCACTAATCAACCATACAGGTCAGTATAG